Within Pseudomonas brassicacearum, the genomic segment TGAGCGGTGTCACGGAGCGCTTGAGAAACTTGCCCAGTTTGTCGGCCTTGGGCCCTGGGACGGTGGCAGGCGTGACGGCTGCCGCCCTGTTGTCGACTGGCATGCTGATAGCTCCCAATTGAATATCCTGATCAGCGACGATCTGTTCCAACAGGGCTGTCCAGGCCTGAATCAGGTGCTGAATACGCTCATGTCCGAACAAGGTTGTGGCGAATTGCCAATTTCCGCGCAATTGCCCTTCTTCTTCGTCAACGAACAACGCCATATCGAATTTAGAATGGGTCTCGAGCGCCGGCAGCATTTCCACGCTCAACCCGGTCATGGCGCGGGTGCGCACCGGCACGTTGTTCATCACGAACAACACTTGGAGCAACGGGTTCATGCCCTTGTGTCGCGGTACGCCCGAGGCTTCGACAATCTGGTCGAAGGGCAAGTCCTGATGCTCCAGGGCACCGAGCAGGTTGTCCTGGGTCTGCCCCAGGAAGCGCGAGAACGTGGCCGCGGCGTCGAAGCGCGAACGCAGGGGCAGTACGTTGACGAAGAAACCGATCAGCCGCTCCAGCTCGGGTTGTTCACGACCCGCCACGTCGGCGCCGACCACCAGGTCTTGCGCGTCGCAGAGCCGATGCAACAACACCTGGAAGGACGCCAGCAGCGTGCTGTACAGTGTGACACCGGCCTCGCTGGCTAACCGGCGCAAGGCCTCGCTCAGCCCAGTGGAAAGCTGGAACTGCAGCGCATCGCCATCGTAGGACGCGGTCTGGCCCCGGGGGCTGCTCAGTGGCAAGTCCAGGCGCCCTTCGTAGCCGCCGAGCCGGTGTTTCCAGTACTCGGCCTGTCGCGCCAGCACGCCCTGCTGCTCCAGCGCCTGTTGCCACAGCGCGAAGTCATGGTACTGAACCTCCAGGGGCGGCAGCGGCATCGGTTCACCCTTGAGGGACGCCTCATAGCCCTGCACCAGTTCATTGATCAACAGCCCCATCGACCAGCCATCGGAGATGATGTGGTGCATGGCATACAACAACACGTGCTCGGTCGGCCCCAGGCGCAGGATCCGCCCGCGCAACAACGGTGCCTGTTCCAAGTCGATGGGGATGCGCGCGTTTTCCAGCGTCGCCTGGGCCACCTGTTCCTGCTGGGCACTGGACGACAGGCCAGAGAGGTCGATCACCGGGAAGTCCAGTTGCACCTCATCGGCAATCAGCGCCAGCGGATCGCCTTCTTCGTCTTGAACATACGCGGTGCGCAATACGTCATGACGGCGAGCCACATTGGCAAAGCTGCTCATCAGGTGCGCCACCGACAACTCGCCGCACAGGCGCAGCGCCATGGGCATGCCATAGGCCGACGTACCGCCGGACAATTGTTCGGCGATCCACAAACGTCGCTGCACCAACGACAGCGGTGCCGAACGTCGCGGCCCATGGGCCTTGAGCCGGACCTCATGGGAATCGCCCGCCCGAACCGGTCCATCGGCAGTGCCGGCCATCAGGACCGCCAGCGCCTTGAGCTGCGGATGATTGAACAAGTCACGCAGGCTCAGCGGATAGCCCGTCAGCTTGCGCAAACGCGAGACGGCCTGGGTTGCCAGCAAGGAGTGGCCACCGCGCTCGAAGAAATGGTCGTTGCGACCGACCTGCTCCACTTCCAGCACCTCTTGCCAGATACCGGCGATCTGTTGCTCCAGTTCGCTGACGGGCGCCTCGTAACCGCTTTGCGACAACCCGGTCTCCACCGCCGGCAAGGCCTTGCGATCGAGTTTGCCGTTGGGGGTCAGGGGCAGTTGTTCGAGGAACACCAGGTGCGCCGGGATCATGTAGTCCGGCAGGTGTTCCTTGAGGCCTGCCTTGAGCTGAGCGCGCAGGTTGCTTTCGTCGATTTGCAACGCCGGAGCAACCACGTAGGCCACCAGTTGCTGGCCGCCCGGTGCGTCCTGGGCCAGGACCGCCACGTCGCACACCTGGGGTTGTTGCAGCAGCCGCGCTTCGATTTCCCCCAGTTCGATACGGAAGCCGCGGATCTTCACTTGATGGTCGATACGGCCCAGGTATTCGAGCACGCCATCGGCGCGGTAACGACTCAGGTCGCCAGTGCGGTAGAGGCGTTCGCCGGTTGTGGAGAACGGGTTGGGTACGTATTTTTCGGCGGTCATCGCCGCGCGGCCAAGGTAGCCACGGGTGATGCCCGCGCCGCTCAGGTACAGCTCCGCCGAGACGCCTTGGGGGACGGGTTGCAGATCGGCGTCGAGCAGGTAGCTGGCGGTGTGCTTGAGGGGCCGACCGATGTTCGCCGTGCCGCCGGCGGTGCGGCGGGTCCAGGTGGAATAGGTGGTGTCTTCCGAAGGGCCATAAAGGTCGTACACATGCTCGATTCCTTGTGGGAGTGAGCCTGTGGGAGCAAAGCTTGCTCGCGATGGCGGTGGGTCAGTCACACATGGGCCAGCCGATAGGAGGCTATCGCGAGCAAGCTTTGCTCCCACAAGCTTTGCTCCTACAGGCCCTACTTTTACTGTCCCTCCCCCTACTGGCCTTGCTCCTACTGGCCCTGCTTGCACAGGCCCACTCCCACAGGTGGGGTGCTGGTAGAGCGCATCCACCAGGCTCTGCTTCAACGGCTCACCGGCCAGGTTGATGATGCGCACACTGGCCGGGATCTCATCGCTGCGCAGCAACGCAGCAATCGCCGAGGGCACGGTGTTGATCAGGCGCACCTGGTCGCGAGCCGGCAGTTGCGGCAATTCCAGGGCATTGCGCGCGATGATCAGCGAGCCACCGTTGGCCAGGGTCACGAACAACTCCCACACCGACAGATCGAAGCACACCGACGTCGAAGCCAACACACCCTGGATGTCGTCGCGGCTGTAGACGGATTTGGACCAGTCGATCAGCGCCAGTACGTTGCGATGGGCAATCGCCACGCCCTTGGGCTTGCCGGTGGAGCCGGAGGTGTAGATGACGTAGGCGAGGTTGTCCGGCGTGACATGGGTGATCGGTGCACTCAGTGGGTACTGCCCCAGATCGATCCGATCCAGCATCAGCACGACGGTTTCAGCCGGCACGCTCAGCGTCGCCGCCACCGCTTGCTCAGTCAGCAACACCCGCGCACGGCTGTCGTCGAGCATGTAGGCCACCCGCTCGACTGGATAATCCGGGTCCAGCGGCACGTAGGCGCCACCGGCTTTGAGCACCGCCAGCAAGGCGATCAGCAGGTGTTCGGAGCGCGGCATCGCCACGCCCACCCGCACTTCCGGGCCTACACCCAATTCGATGAGTTTATGGGCCAGGCGATTGGCGCGACCGTCGAGCTCGCTGTAGCTCAGTTGGGTGTTGGCGAAGGTCACCGCCAAGGCATCTGGCATGGTTTCAACCTGACGAGCAATCATCTGGTGAATGCACAGCCCTTGCTCGAACGGCGCGCCCACAGGGTTCCAGTCATGGATCAGGCGCTGATGCTCATCGAACTCCAGCATCGACAGTTCACCCAGGCAGCGCTCGCCGCCATCGGTCATCTGTCCCAGCAACTGAGCCAGATGGGCCGCCAGCCGTTGCACCGTGGCCGCCGAGAAGCTCGTCTGCTGGTAGCTCATGTGCACCGACAGTTGCCGATCCAATCCCACCAACAGCGTCAACGGGTAGCTGGTCTGCTCCTGGGTGAGCGGCGGACCAAAGCGCAAACCATCCGGCGCGCCCTGTTCCAGGGCCTGGGCAATCGGATAGTTTTCGAACACCAACAGGCTGTCGAACAGCGCTTCACCGCCCTGCCCGGCCCAGCGCTGGATATCCAGCAACGCGGTGTGCTCGAACTCGCGCAAGGCCAGGTTCTGCCCTTGCACCGTTTGCAACCAGCTGTCCAACGATTGCTCGGCCCGTGGGCTGGCGATCACCGGCAAGGTGTTGATGAACAGGCCGATCTGCTGCTCGATGCCCGGCAGGTCCGCCGGACGACCGGCCACGGTTGCGCCGAACGCCACGGTGTCTTTGCCGGTGTAACGCTGCAACAGCAGCAGCCACGCGGCCTGCACCAGCGTGTTGACGGTGACTTTTGAGGTGCGAGCGAAGGTTTCCAGACGCCGGGTCAATGCTTCATCCAAAACCTGCACATGGTCGCCATAACCAGCACCGGCCTGGGCCGGTGGTGCAATGGCATCGGCCAGCCGCGTCGGGGCCTCCAAGCGTTGCAGCACGGGCTTCCAGAACGCCTCGCTGGCCACCGCATCCTGGCGTTGCAGCCAGGCGATGTAGTCCCGGTAGCGGCTGCCCGATGCGACGACGGGTTGGCCGCTGTAGCGTTGCAACACTTCGCCGAGCAATTGCGAGTTGCTCCAGCCGTCCATCAGGATGTGATGGCAGGTGTAGATCAAGTGGTAGCGGTCCTCTGCCACACGTGCCACCACCAGGCGCAGCAAGGGCGCCGCCTCCAGCGCGAAACCCTGCTGGCGCTGCGCCAGGGCAAGGGCGTCGAGGTCCTGGGACAGCTGCTCACTGGCGCGCCAGTCATGGAACAGGAAGGCAACGTCCAGCTGTTTGTGCACAACCTGCAGTGCACGCTTGAACTCCCCTTCCCAGACGAAACTGCTGCGCAGCACTTCATGGGCATCCATGGCCGCCTGCCAGGCCTGGCGGAAGCGCTCAACGTCCAACCCTTGGACATCCACCCGCAGTTGGTTGATGTAGCTGCCGACCTGTTGCTCATACAAGGTATGGAACAGCATGCCTTGCTGCATGGGCGACAACGGATAAATGTCTTCGACTTGCCGGGGCGCCAGTGGCAACGCGTCCAGCTCAGCCTGGGTCAACCCGGCCAGCGGGAAGTCCGACGGCGTGAAACCTTGGTGCGGTGCCTGGCAGCAGTGTTCGATCAGGGCCTGCAACTCTTGGCCGTAGTCCCGGGCCAGCGTCTGGATCGTCGATTCGTCGAACATCTGCGTGCTGAACGTCCAGTCGATGCTCAGTTCGCCGGCGTAGACACTGCCATTGAGGGTCAACCAGTTGTCCAGCGGCGCCAGCGGGCTCTGTGGCGCGCCCGCCGATTCGCTGGCCGGGATGAACAAGCCGTCGGCGTCATCGGCGAATCCGCTGTCGAACTGGCCCAGGTAGTTGAAGGTAATGCGTGGCACAGGCAACGCCTGGAGGGTACGACGGGTCTGCTCATCCCCCAGGTAGCGCAGCACACCGAATCCGAGCCCCTTGTCGGGTATCGCCCGCAATTGCTCCTTGATCGCCTTGAGCGAATCCTCGGCGGTGGCGGCCGGTGTCAACCGGACCGGGAACAGGCTGGTGAACCAGCCGACGCTGCGACTCAGGTCCAAGTCCAGTTCCAGGCCATCGAACAGCGCCTCACGGCCGTGCCCCTCCAGCTGAATCAAGGTCGAGGCGTCGCCGGTCCAGCGGCCGATCACTCGGGCCAGGGCCGTCAACAGCAGATCGTTGACCTGGGTGCGATAGGCCGCCGGCGCTTGCTGCAAGAGTTGTCGGGTCTGGTTTTTATCCAGCCGCGTCTGAACCTGCGCCCCATGGCACCTGCGCAGTTCGCCCTCGGGCCGGTCGCAAGGCAAATCGGCGCGAGCGCCCTGCAGTTGCCCTTGCCAGTAGGCCATTTGGGCCTGTAACGCCGCACTGCCGGCATGCCCCTGCAGCCGTTGCGCCCAAGCCTGGGTGGCGCAGGTCTTGGCGGGCAGTTCCAGGGCCTGGCCGGCTTGCAGTTGTTGATAAGCCTGTTGCAGGTCTTCCAGCAGAATGCGCCAGGACACCCCGTCCACCACCAGGTGATGGATCACCAACAGCAACCGTTGGCTGCCATCGGCCAGGCGCGCCAAGACCCCGCGCAACAGTGCGCCGTTCTGCAATTCGAGACTGCGCTGGGCTTGTTCGGCCAACCGTTCAAGCGCCGCAGCATCTGCCACGTCGGTCGTCCACAACAGGGGTGAGCGTTGCCAAAGCGCTTGCTGCTCGGTGAGGGTTTGATGGCGAGCGGTCCAGGTGTCGTTCTCGCGCATGAAGGCCAGGCGCAAGGCATCGTGATGAGCAACCAGTGCCTGCAACGCCAGCTCCAGATGAGCGGCGTCCACTGGCCGCAGCCCCTTGAGCAGCACCGATTGGTTCCAGTGATGGGGCTCGGCCATGTCCTGTTCGAAAAACAGTTGCTGGAACGGCAGCAACACCGCGTCGCCCGTCACCGGGCCCTGGTCGATGTCCGGGCCGCTGCCCCCCTGGGTCGCCACACTGGCGAGGCCCTGGATGGTCTGATGAACGAACAGATCCTTGGGACTGAAATGAATCCCGGCCTGCCGCGCTCGGCTGACCATCTGGATCGAGATAATCGAATCGCCCCCCAGCTCGAAGAAATTGTCACTGACCCCCACTTGCTCGCGCCCGAGCACGCTTTGCCAGATCGCGGCCAGGGTCTGTTCGAGGGCGGTGATCGGTGCGATGTAAGCCTTCGGGCTGGCGCTGATATCGGCTTTGGGCAGCGCCTTGCGCTCCAGTTTGCCGTTGGGGCTGACGGGCATTTTTTCCAGCCACACCCAGTGCTGCGGCACCATGTAATCGGGCAAGGACTGGCTCAAATGGTCCTTGAGGTGACCTTGCAGCGCCTGGCGGACGGTGTCTTCGGCGCTCAGCAGTTCAGCGCGGGCCGGCACCAGGTAGGCCACCAGCAAGGTGCCATCCTGGGCGATCACGATGGTTTCGCGCACCTCGGCGTGCTCGGCCAGGCGCGCTTCGATTTCCCCCAGCTCAATGCGCAAGCCACGGATTTTCACCTGATGGTCCATGCGCCCGGCGTATTCAATCACGCCATCGATGCGGTAGCGCGCCAGGTCACCGGTGCGATACAACCGCTGCCCCGTGCCGAAGGGGCCGGTCACGAAGCGTTCGGCGGTCAGCGCCGCACGTCGATGGTAACCCCGGGCCAGGCCCTCGCCCGCCAGGTACAGCTCGCCCGTCACACCGACCGGCACGGGCGACAATTCATCGTCCAGGATGTAGGTGCCCAGGTTGGCAATCGGCTGGCCGATCGGCACGCTGTCGCGACCATCCTCGACACAGGTCCAATGGGTGACATCGATGGCTGCCTCGGTCGGACCGTAGAGGTTGTACAGG encodes:
- a CDS encoding non-ribosomal peptide synthase/polyketide synthase, yielding MDKSVALRIAKRFITLPLDKRKRYLEKMLEEGVSPANLPIPEVRSGFEQIALSYAQERQWFLWQMDPHSSAYHIPSALRLKGRLDVAALERSFNALVERHESLRTTFIENGEQTVQVIHRQMPLRIAVEALPVGSPLSQDDSIKAFVEREIARPFDLRQGPLLRVALLNIAEDDHVLVLIQHHIIADGWSMQVLVDELVRHYAADTAGQSLVLPELTVQYADYAIWQRHWLEAGERERQLAYWVQTLGREQPVLALPLDHPRPPVQSFRGARLDLSLAPELGAALKQLAQREGASLFMVLLASFQALLHRYSGQPQIRVGVPVANRNRVETEGLIGFFVNTQVLNADVDGQMPFDRLLAQVKQSAMAAQAHQDLPFEQLIEALQPERSLSHSPIFQVMFNHQTASDTQDRQMQLPQLSIEDLVWEGHTAQFDLTLGTYETGQGVVAELTYATDLFEPQTIERLARHWQNLLQGIVDAPQQRIGELPLLDATQQRLTQRDWHRVVDHGPMACVHQRIAEQARATPDALALTIDGQALTYGQLDARANQLAHRLITLGVTPDQPVGIAVERSAEMIVGLLAILKAGGAYVPLDPAYPEDRLAYMIQDSGIELLLTQARLQARLPIPTTLATLLLDQPDAALQDAPSICPAVPLSAEHLAYVIYTSGSTGKPKGVMVRHGALSNFVSSMLAQPGLTASDRMLSLTTFSFDIFALEIYGPLSAGASVVLTGQNVHQDPQAVLALIERHDVTVLQATPSSWRMLLDHEQSALLAGRTFLCGGEALPQELAQRLLAFSPKVWNLYGPTETTIWSALHPLSPENSRPFLGQPLDNTALYIVGSDLTLNPPGAPGELLIGGDGLARGYFQRPALTAERFVPDPFSTTGERLYRTGDLTRYRAEGVVEYIGRIDHQVKIRGLRIELGEIEAALLAQASVRETVVVAHEGPTGAQLVGYVVPIDAVPQADAEASLRTALKTALKAQLPEYMVPAHLLFLAQLPLTPNGKVDRKALPAPDASELQRAYVAPGSAREQQVAAIWQEVLKLERVGLADNFFELGGHSLLVTQVVSRVRRVLDIEVPLRSLFEHSTLQNFVQALDAGHGEQPLALVPVPRDKPLPLSFAQERQWFLWKMDPDSAAYNIPTALRLHGALDTGALRQSFAALLERHASLRTAFVEDDGRTCQVMRAQGQVDFVEQRLAVDDEAGIQAFIEQQTQRPFDLLNDALLRVGLLALSEQEHILVLTLHHIVADAWSLQVMVDDLMSLYSAFIQGQSAQLPALAVQYADYAVWQRQWMAAGERDRQLAYWTEQLGDEQPLLELPTDHPRPAQQSMRGARLPIVLDRALSDDLKALARRENITLFVLLLGSFQALLHRYSGQADIRVGVPIANRQRLETERLIGFFVNTQVLRAEFHSDLTGAALLQQLKQTAMAAQMHQDLPFEQLVDALQPQRNLSHSPLFQAMFNHRNETDTALTTALPDLAIEPMGWVQRTAQFDLSLDTSDSAQGLHAALTYATDLFEPATIERMGQHWLNLLQGLVQDLHRPVAQWALLDADERRRILVEWNATAVQYPLDRGVHSLIEEQVLRTPDAPALVFGEQRLTYAELNARANRLAHRLIAQGVGPDVLVGIAVERSVEMVVGLLAILKAGGAYVPLDPEYPRDRLAYMFDDSGIGLLLTQRHLLDALPVPEAIRCLLLDQPEDGPQAGRDANPCVDVDPENLAYVIYTSGSTGKPKGAGNRHSALVNRLCWMQQAYGLDATDGVLQKTPFSFDVSVWEFFWPLLTGATLVVAAPGAHRDPTQLIELITAQRITTLHFVPSMLQAFVQDPHVAQCSSLKRIVCSGEALPVDAQQQVFAKLPNASLYNLYGPTEAAIDVTHWTCVEDGRDSVPIGQPIANLGTYILDDELSPVPVGVTGELYLAGEGLARGYHRRAALTAERFVTGPFGTGQRLYRTGDLARYRIDGVIEYAGRMDHQVKIRGLRIELGEIEARLAEHAEVRETIVIAQDGTLLVAYLVPARAELLSAEDTVRQALQGHLKDHLSQSLPDYMVPQHWVWLEKMPVSPNGKLERKALPKADISASPKAYIAPITALEQTLAAIWQSVLGREQVGVSDNFFELGGDSIISIQMVSRARQAGIHFSPKDLFVHQTIQGLASVATQGGSGPDIDQGPVTGDAVLLPFQQLFFEQDMAEPHHWNQSVLLKGLRPVDAAHLELALQALVAHHDALRLAFMRENDTWTARHQTLTEQQALWQRSPLLWTTDVADAAALERLAEQAQRSLELQNGALLRGVLARLADGSQRLLLVIHHLVVDGVSWRILLEDLQQAYQQLQAGQALELPAKTCATQAWAQRLQGHAGSAALQAQMAYWQGQLQGARADLPCDRPEGELRRCHGAQVQTRLDKNQTRQLLQQAPAAYRTQVNDLLLTALARVIGRWTGDASTLIQLEGHGREALFDGLELDLDLSRSVGWFTSLFPVRLTPAATAEDSLKAIKEQLRAIPDKGLGFGVLRYLGDEQTRRTLQALPVPRITFNYLGQFDSGFADDADGLFIPASESAGAPQSPLAPLDNWLTLNGSVYAGELSIDWTFSTQMFDESTIQTLARDYGQELQALIEHCCQAPHQGFTPSDFPLAGLTQAELDALPLAPRQVEDIYPLSPMQQGMLFHTLYEQQVGSYINQLRVDVQGLDVERFRQAWQAAMDAHEVLRSSFVWEGEFKRALQVVHKQLDVAFLFHDWRASEQLSQDLDALALAQRQQGFALEAAPLLRLVVARVAEDRYHLIYTCHHILMDGWSNSQLLGEVLQRYSGQPVVASGSRYRDYIAWLQRQDAVASEAFWKPVLQRLEAPTRLADAIAPPAQAGAGYGDHVQVLDEALTRRLETFARTSKVTVNTLVQAAWLLLLQRYTGKDTVAFGATVAGRPADLPGIEQQIGLFINTLPVIASPRAEQSLDSWLQTVQGQNLALREFEHTALLDIQRWAGQGGEALFDSLLVFENYPIAQALEQGAPDGLRFGPPLTQEQTSYPLTLLVGLDRQLSVHMSYQQTSFSAATVQRLAAHLAQLLGQMTDGGERCLGELSMLEFDEHQRLIHDWNPVGAPFEQGLCIHQMIARQVETMPDALAVTFANTQLSYSELDGRANRLAHKLIELGVGPEVRVGVAMPRSEHLLIALLAVLKAGGAYVPLDPDYPVERVAYMLDDSRARVLLTEQAVAATLSVPAETVVLMLDRIDLGQYPLSAPITHVTPDNLAYVIYTSGSTGKPKGVAIAHRNVLALIDWSKSVYSRDDIQGVLASTSVCFDLSVWELFVTLANGGSLIIARNALELPQLPARDQVRLINTVPSAIAALLRSDEIPASVRIINLAGEPLKQSLVDALYQHPTCGSGPVQAGPVGARPVGGGTVKVGPVGAKLVGAKLARDSLLSAGPCVTDPPPSRASFAPTGSLPQGIEHVYDLYGPSEDTTYSTWTRRTAGGTANIGRPLKHTASYLLDADLQPVPQGVSAELYLSGAGITRGYLGRAAMTAEKYVPNPFSTTGERLYRTGDLSRYRADGVLEYLGRIDHQVKIRGFRIELGEIEARLLQQPQVCDVAVLAQDAPGGQQLVAYVVAPALQIDESNLRAQLKAGLKEHLPDYMIPAHLVFLEQLPLTPNGKLDRKALPAVETGLSQSGYEAPVSELEQQIAGIWQEVLEVEQVGRNDHFFERGGHSLLATQAVSRLRKLTGYPLSLRDLFNHPQLKALAVLMAGTADGPVRAGDSHEVRLKAHGPRRSAPLSLVQRRLWIAEQLSGGTSAYGMPMALRLCGELSVAHLMSSFANVARRHDVLRTAYVQDEEGDPLALIADEVQLDFPVIDLSGLSSSAQQEQVAQATLENARIPIDLEQAPLLRGRILRLGPTEHVLLYAMHHIISDGWSMGLLINELVQGYEASLKGEPMPLPPLEVQYHDFALWQQALEQQGVLARQAEYWKHRLGGYEGRLDLPLSSPRGQTASYDGDALQFQLSTGLSEALRRLASEAGVTLYSTLLASFQVLLHRLCDAQDLVVGADVAGREQPELERLIGFFVNVLPLRSRFDAAATFSRFLGQTQDNLLGALEHQDLPFDQIVEASGVPRHKGMNPLLQVLFVMNNVPVRTRAMTGLSVEMLPALETHSKFDMALFVDEEEGQLRGNWQFATTLFGHERIQHLIQAWTALLEQIVADQDIQLGAISMPVDNRAAAVTPATVPGPKADKLGKFLKRSVTPLTKPRAARVRESLVAAPQRFPLMLEPGEPHLDVIDWIHQNRPLIEQKLAEHAGILFRGFELDGIQGFEAFAEAVQPGLYGQYGDLPKKEGGKNTYRSTPYPERKMILFHNESSHQDRWPRKQMFYCEQAAPVGGATPVVDCRLMYERLPADLRETFEDKGLLYVRTFTAKLDVSWQHFFKTEDRLEVEARCRAGGIQWRWLDNDELQTRTPGPAIITHPITGEKSFFNQVQLHHIHWLDPDVREDLLSMFGLERMPRHVYYGDGTPIEDEVMARIGELYEACAVRFDWQKGDVILLDNMLVAHARDPFEGPRKIVVAMGDMYDRSALDNPASAGHAIQGRRNLEETGA